In Helianthus annuus cultivar XRQ/B chromosome 8, HanXRQr2.0-SUNRISE, whole genome shotgun sequence, a single genomic region encodes these proteins:
- the LOC118481057 gene encoding uncharacterized protein LOC118481057 has protein sequence MRDLREKSKDKARDARPVIGDKHRFDIIYKYPPASVSKVVWKELCKGWNTEKWLKKSESGRTNRNSKGSGEGISRHTGGSIGFDEHRIRLLRYRSDMIKLHGSDLNQHPDDLDVWARVAGDKKGRMFGVGSSDPNFVITRKLSTSTESKLYVDAIRSQEEVEKVRVEMEKELANERDARQELEQKVQQMEKEMKENEEKRQKQFEEFMKKFQPPVSQ, from the exons ATGAGGGACTTGAGAGAAAAATCTAAAGACAAAGCCAGAGACGCTAGACCTGTTATAGGAGACAAGCACAGATTCGACATAATTTATAAATATCCACCAGCTTCGGTGTCTAAGGTAGTATGGAAGGAATTGTGTAAG GGTTGGAACACCGAAAAATGGCTAAAAAAGTCAGAGAGCGGGAGAACAAACCGCAATAGCAAGGGTAGTGGTGAAGGTATATCCCGACATACCGGTGGATCCATAGGGTTTGACGAGCATCGCATTCGTTTG TTACGGTACAGAAGTGATATGATCAAGTTGCATGGGTCGGATCTCAACCAACATCCAGATGATCTTGATGTGTGGGCGAGAGTGGCAGGAGATAAAAAGGGCCGAATGTTTGGGGTAGGATCTTCAGATCCTAATTTCGTGATAACTAGGAAATTGTCTACATCTACCGAATCTAAATTATATGTTGATGCTATAAGGTCACAAGAGGAG GTTGAAAAAGTCCGAGTTGAAATGGAAAAGGAACTTGCAAATGAAAGGGATGCGAGACAGGAGTTGGAGCAAAAAGTGCAACAGATggaaaaagaaatgaaagaaaatgaagaaaagagGCAAAAACAATTTGAAGAGTTTATGAAAAAATTCCAGCCTCCCGTTAGTCAGTAG